CGGTCCAGGAATTTCTCCTCCGCTAACAGAAAACTTTCCCATCCTTTCAGAAGGTTTTTCAGCCGTTTCTGAAATTTCCTTCCCTTCTGGCTTTACTTGAGGAACTGATTTAAGTTTCAGGTAAAGAACTGTTCCCAAAACCAAAATCGAGATCAAAATTAAGGCGAAAATAGTTATTCCTTTTTTTGACATAAGATTCTAACTTATTACGACTTACGACTTAACGACTTACGACTTACGACATGCAACCTTTAATGTCTTGCTCAATCCACCAAGTTGTTTTTTGATGCTTTCAGCTTTTTCATAAAGCTTCTGGTATTCTTCTTTCGAAATTAACTCGTTATCCAAGGCTATATCTAAACCAGCTACTACTTCATAAATTGATCCCAACCCTATTAAAATAAACCGATTAAAATCCTTATCTGAATTTCGACCCGACCCTTCCGCTAAATTAAGTAAAA
This DNA window, taken from bacterium, encodes the following:
- a CDS encoding four helix bundle protein gives rise to the protein MQQTTNNKREFRFQKFPVYNDIRKFIKDIFSITSKFPTKYQYDLGSQIRRAAISILLNLAEGSGRNSDKDFNRFILIGLGSIYEVVAGLDIALDNELISKEEYQKLYEKAESIKKQLGGLSKTLKVACRKS